The window GTGAACTGTCCCTTGTGTAATGTGAAGCGCTGTGAGAAGAatccgagaaaaacgatTATGCCGCTCTGCACTTTGCACCAGTGCACACTGGCCAGGATCGCAAGTGCCCGTTGGCCaggctctctctgccgaCTGTCTTCTCGATGGGGACATGTCGAATTTCCGTCACCGTCTTGTCTCCAGTCCTGTGTTGTGATGAGGGTTTAATAGTGTTTATTGTTTCAACCGCTTGGTGTGATGTTCGCGACGCTTATACCTCTACGCAGCCGGGACACCGCGCAGTCTTGCACCGTACCCTCATTTACCGCAGTACATTTCTTTTGACCATCAAATGCCTGATAACCTGGCCAGCCGTGCATGAATCGTCTCTGGGAAGTTCATCGTTGAAATGCTTGGGTAGCGGCACAAAGTAAGGAAAATGCCGAAGCCTGATTATGTCACATTGTTCACCGTGATTTCGCGAGGTCACGTCGCTCTACCACCTTACAGGAGCCCTACACTGTCTTTCCATTCTTGATGCGAAGAAAGGCTCTCAATGCCGCCGACAAAGCCATCTCAAACCCAACAGCGCTGCAGCCACAGCATCTCAAAAATCCCTAGAACGGAAAACTCAACAAGATGAGCCGTTCCTTCGGCAGTACCTACCGATTCTGTGGTGCCTGCGCAATCTGAAGTATGTTTCCCGTTGCCGCCCCGACTGATTTCGCGCGAAGATATGCACGGCTCCTCACAGCTCCCAGAGTTGCCGCGCATGACCCCTCACTGATCTGGTGCAGGTAGATGGGCAGTGGAGGAACTTTCGTCCTTTTTTGGGAGCGCCTAACGTGTCGTGGGGGATTCTGGGACCCACACGAGAAGAAGATCCGCAGAAGTTCCCTACCGGTGTTAGACTCGTAGAACACATCAACAGCTAACAGGAGGGAATCTGCGTTTTGTCCTGTTCGACCTGCTTCTGTCTTATACGGTAACGAAGCCGAACGGATTGACAGCTGCTGATGAACAGACCGCCAAGGGGAGAGGCTGGTGTTTCGATAAAGGTCTACAACGCACTGCACTTTGGATGGAGACAGTCACCGCCTGAGTGCGTGGGGGAGAGCGCGCTAGGCGTAATTCACGAAAGTCTTTGAAGACTGATTGCTTCTGGTAACTGCAGATCCAATCGCGGGTAGGCACACGGAAACGACAACggtgaaaaaggagagagaggttgagcagaagaagagattcAAGAGGGAGAGCAAACACCAGTCCAGAATCTACAGAGCCAGGGTTGCGAGAAGTGTAGTCCACATCACGGGGATTTCCTTGGAGAGGGTCCATTCATTCTAACAGAGGATTTTTCAACTCTTTCTTGTCCTTCGTATGCATCAATGAAGTCGGTGGAGGGACTGCGGACCTCGTTGACTGCCCTCGAAAATGCCGGAGCACAATAAGAATCCATAATTTACCTCCCACACACTGAATCTCAAATACTACCCCACAAAGAACAGTTTTATGTCTTTAGATCTGCCCGATGACACGATTCATTGCACGACACAGGTGGCTGTGGGAATGAACCAACAACGACAAATGACCAAAAAAACGACGCGCTATTTTAGCGTAGGAGAACGACTGACCCCTGTGACACATCTACGCGTCAACCATGCCTGGCAACAATTGTGCTGCGACAAAAAAGGCGACTGCTGTCTGGGCGGCTCCCCATGTcgccgaaaacgcggaagacgcgcttCCCTTCACAAATATTTTCAGAAGGCATTCTTTTGCACTAGATTCTCCACCCGACTgtatctctctttttgtgtcgCTGGACGATGAAGGTACGCACTTGTAGCAAAGGGCAGTGTCTTCAGAAGGGGCCGTCTTCACAGCAAGCTGGTACACTGGCTGTTCGTTATGTGTGGCTTCAGCGTCAGTTTTTGTTAATGTGGCGTCAACGAGAGTCTGCAGGGCAACCTCAGCGGCGCACTTCCCGTCCTGGTCATCAAACACGTCTGTCAAATTTGTCGGGTGCAGGGACATTCCAGCTCCACATTTGAATGAGAGAGGAGATtctgcggagacacttgCCTCCTTCATTGTGTCACTACCTGTGCATTCGATGGGCCCTGCTGGTTGCTCGTCATTCTGCTCCGGGTCAGGCTCATCTTTATTGACAGCCTCAACGGTAATTTTGACCTTGCACACTTGTCCTTCCGTTTCTGACACCGCATTCCCATTTTTGTGGTGCAGTTCTTTCTCCAGGGTGCATTTGTAGTACAGTTCTtgctgcgtcgccttgcGTGAGTTCTTCGGGATGTTGAGCGTGTACGTTTTTTGCCCGTTATCTCCTACTTCCTGCAGATCGGCGCCGCTAAACAGAGTCGTCAACTGCGTCGTTTGTGAGCAATTGGCATCTGTATAGACATTCTCCTTTTCTGGCTCACGCTGTGCGTTCGCGGTCGAACTACACTTGAACGAAACGCTGTCCTGTTCGGGACCGACAGTCAACGAAAGCTCGGTTTCAAGCGTGGCCCTTTCACTGTGTGTCTTGTCGCAGGTCGGCACTGGTGAGGGCTCCTGAGTGGGAGGCGGTGAAACAGCAAAGGAAACCGGCTTCAGAAGGACGCCTGCCAGTAAAATGGCGAGACAGCAGTGAGAAACCCTTTCACAAAGGCAAAATCGACTCATATtggtgagagagaaaaaccagCGGACGATTACAACAACGAAGCGGATCTACGCCAAAACAAAAATCATCGTCAACGAGGGAATGGACCAGTGAACGTAACAGGTGTAGCCGACGGTCGATGgaaacacgcgagagaaccAGACGTCACCTGCTTCAACAACGAAGAGgccaaagaaaaaaagctgAAATAACGGGATAACATAACCGGCCCAGTTCATGAACAGAAAACGAATACCGTTATCTCTCGGGATCTATCCTCAGTCGCGTCCCTTCACCAGAAGGCGGCTGGGGAGTCGCAGCCCCACCTGCGTACTCAACCCTCGTGCGATCTGGTGGTCAACCCCGTCCGAACACCCAGTCGGTGGACAGTTACCTCATCTCAAATTAGTCGAGATTGTCGTGAAGAAATTTTTGACCTGTGGAAAGCTACTCGATCTCCATATCAACACCTACCTGATACAAAAGGAGCAGATGTCCTGCACTCTGCCACTGACGAAAAATACAGGAAATGCGTCGCCGCATTAGAACCAGGGTTCACAagagtgtctctcctgaAGCACCTACCCCGCGAACGAAACTAGCCGCCCTCCAATCACGTAcacccgagaaaaaaaacgcctTTGCCAATTACCAGCCGAGAAGAAATCCATGTGTGTCTTTGACGTTCAGATGCGACATGAATTAAAAAAAGAAGCACCTTCGCTCCCTGCAGTTCTCACCACCGCAAAATGGCGTGTGTCAAAAAAGCCCGTCCAGAATATTCCTTCCGCCTGGCGTGTGAGGGTGAGATCTCGAATTGGCGGCGCCCTggtgtctcctgttctctggTGTCGGGCAGTGTTTCTTTGTTTAATGGCTTATCCCTATGGTGCCTGTAAGGCAGCTTGCAATGTTTGGAGCCTCACGGAGCGATGGCCTCACTCAGGCTTTCTCCGTACAGTTACATACACCCATCCTTCACTTTCGACTTGAAAAAGGTGTGTGTGCTCGCTGGAGTCTCGGTACTCCACACTAGGCGCACTCGCTAGATATTTACTTTCGTTGCAACATAATGTGAAGCGAAGGCACGAGAGTGACTGCACCATCACACTTTACCGCTTGTTTTTGGAGTCACACAGCTCGCCACCTAGCTATGGTCTTTATGTTGTTAATGCCGCCTTTGTACGGACGATATGGTCAGAGACGCCCTTCGCTCTTTTACCGTTTCAGATTGGAAGAAGGGCACCCGCTACCTGCAAAAAACCGTTTTCAACGGTTACAAAAGCGTCGCCCAGACATTCCCTCACCAATTCACTCCCGGAACAGGACGAGACAAAATGCAGTTTCGCCGTTGATTTTCCGCCACTTCGCAAGTCTGTTCTCTACCTGGAATGCACTTCCCGCGGCAACACAAATTggtttcgtcctcttctgcgcggccccatctctttgtctctcacTTGACGCTATGGACGTCTCTCTGGGCgcaaggcagaggaagcgaggaggaggtTTCGGTCACGCAGTGATAGCAGCGTGTGTGTTCCTTAGTTctggttcttctcgcccaaagaagaaaagctcGCAGCGAATCTGATCCAGTTTCGACTCGTACCTAGAAAACATTTATGGAAAGCCAAAATCAATACTGTGATATGCCCTGTTCGACCTAGTTCtgcacgcgagaggaggtAACACGATAACACGGAttgaggaaagagaaccgCTGAGGCATAGAGCTCCCTCCCAGTATAGACGCTTCATGTTTCGATAGAAATCTACAACGCAGTTCGTTTCTCAGGCCAACAGTCACCTGCCGAGTGCGTATGGTAGAGGGAGGTTATTGTAATGAGGTATAAATCTGTCGACTGACTCCGCCTAGTACGTGAGGACCGACAAACATATGGGTACAGGACAGCCtgaagaggaacagagagagctaTGACAGGCAGAAAATGGCAGAGGGTTGTCAGCTGCCAGTGTCGACGCTAGATCCACGTCGCGGTAGTATCCTGTACGCCGGGCGAGCTGTACAAGGGAACGGCCAGTCCATTCAGAGGAAAAGCCTTCATCTAGTCCCTATCCTCCGGAAACATCGACAGACGCACTGAGAGGATCGTGGACCTCGTTGGCAGTTTTTGGCGCTGAtgaacgagaagaagccaCCATGGAGATATGTTCGCTGTACCGACATAAATGTACTGAATACAACAGGAATTGACTTTCCTTTTTCAGTCACCAAGATCATATCCTCTATAGTACGCCACCACTAAACGCGGAGATGAACAGGCTGTGACAGATCCCCCTAATTCGTGCGCCCTCCAGTGTGAGTATAACAAATGCTCTTTTTCCCACGCTTTTTTTCTATGACATGTTGAGCATCATTTGTGCTGCCCCAAAGAACACGAGGGCTCCCTGGGGAAGTCCCCATGTCGACGAAAACGCTGACGATGCGCTTCCCTTCACAGATATTTTCAGAAGGCATTCTTTTGCACTAGATTCTCCACCCGACTgtatctctctttttgtgtcgCTGGACGATGAAGGTACGCACTTGTAGCAAAGGG is drawn from Neospora caninum Liverpool complete genome, chromosome X and contains these coding sequences:
- a CDS encoding SRS domain-containing protein; its protein translation is MSRFCLCERVSHCCLAILLAGVLLKPVSFAVSPPPTQEPSPVPTCDKTHSERATLETELSLTVGPEQDSVSFKCSSTANAQREPEKENVYTDANCSQTTQLTTLFSGADLQEVGDNGQKTYTLNIPKNSRKATQQELYYKCTLEKELHHKNGNAVSETEGQVCKVKITVEAVNKDEPDPEQNDEQPAGPIECTGSDTMKEASVSAESPLSFKCGAGMSLHPTNLTDVFDDQDGKCAAEVALQTLVDATLTKTDAEATHNEQPVYQLAVKTAPSEDTALCYKCVPSSSSDTKREIQSGGESSAKECLLKIFVKGSASSAFSATWGAAQTAVAFFVAAQLLPGMVDA